The proteins below are encoded in one region of Levilactobacillus namurensis:
- the smpB gene encoding SsrA-binding protein SmpB, which produces MAKKKPKKTPDNLLAQNRKARHDYAVTETVEAGLVLTGTEIKSVRERRINLQDGFAQIRNDEAWLMNVHISEYVQGNRFNHDPLRNRKLLLHKKQIHRLGLATQDKGVTLIPLKVYLKHGFAKVLLGVAHGKREYDKRESLKRREQDRQIARVMKHY; this is translated from the coding sequence TTGGCTAAAAAGAAACCGAAAAAGACGCCGGACAACCTGCTTGCGCAGAACCGGAAGGCCCGGCACGACTATGCCGTGACCGAAACGGTCGAGGCGGGATTGGTGTTGACCGGAACCGAGATCAAGTCCGTACGGGAACGGCGAATCAATCTTCAGGATGGGTTCGCGCAGATTCGCAACGATGAGGCTTGGTTGATGAACGTCCACATTAGTGAGTATGTTCAAGGAAACCGGTTCAACCACGACCCGTTGCGTAACCGGAAACTGCTGTTGCATAAGAAGCAGATTCACCGGTTGGGGTTGGCCACACAGGATAAAGGGGTCACTTTGATCCCACTGAAGGTCTACCTCAAGCACGGGTTTGCGAAGGTCCTGTTAGGGGTCGCCCATGGGAAACGCGAGTACGATAAGCGTGAGTCTCTGAAGCGGCGCGAACAAGACCGGCAAATCGCCCGGGTCATGAAACATTATTAA
- the murB gene encoding UDP-N-acetylmuramate dehydrogenase, which translates to MMAEDLATVFPAIEILRHEPLAHYTHTKTGGPADYLAFPTNIQETKSLLAYANQEQLPVTVIGNASNLIVKDGGIRGLVMILTKMDQITADATHHTVTAAAGAALIKATQVAQANALSGFEWAAGIPGSVGGAVFMNAGAYGGEISNVATSVEVLTPQGEIRTLSLAEMDFGYRHSSVQDYHDIVLAATFTLTPGEKPAIQAQMDELNARRAAKQPLELPSCGSVFKRPTGHYTGQLIQEAGLQGLKWGGAQVSTKHAGFIVNIDHATATDYLDLIHHIQAVIWEKNQVHLETEVRIIGEDPQA; encoded by the coding sequence ATGATGGCAGAAGATCTTGCAACAGTTTTTCCAGCAATTGAAATTTTGCGCCATGAGCCCTTGGCGCACTACACCCACACGAAAACCGGCGGGCCGGCCGATTACCTGGCCTTCCCGACTAACATTCAAGAAACTAAGTCCCTGTTAGCGTACGCAAACCAGGAACAGTTACCCGTAACGGTCATTGGGAACGCCAGTAACCTGATCGTGAAGGATGGCGGGATTCGTGGCTTGGTCATGATTCTGACCAAGATGGATCAGATCACCGCCGATGCCACCCACCACACGGTGACGGCAGCGGCGGGGGCGGCCTTGATCAAGGCGACTCAGGTTGCTCAGGCCAACGCCTTGAGCGGTTTCGAATGGGCTGCCGGGATTCCCGGCAGCGTTGGCGGAGCCGTCTTCATGAACGCGGGAGCCTACGGTGGCGAGATCAGCAACGTAGCCACTTCCGTCGAAGTCTTGACGCCGCAGGGTGAGATTCGCACGCTGTCGTTAGCGGAGATGGACTTCGGGTACCGGCACAGTTCCGTGCAGGATTACCACGACATCGTCCTGGCGGCGACCTTTACCCTAACGCCGGGTGAGAAACCGGCGATTCAAGCCCAAATGGACGAGTTGAATGCACGGCGAGCGGCCAAGCAGCCCTTGGAGTTACCGTCTTGTGGCAGTGTCTTCAAACGACCAACGGGCCACTATACCGGTCAGCTGATTCAAGAGGCCGGTTTACAGGGCTTGAAGTGGGGCGGCGCGCAGGTGTCGACCAAGCATGCTGGGTTCATCGTGAACATCGACCACGCGACCGCAACGGATTATTTAGACTTGATTCACCATATTCAAGCTGTCATCTGGGAGAAGAACCAGGTGCACTTGGAGACCGAAGTTCGGATCATTGGTGAAGACCCACAGGCATAG
- the rnr gene encoding ribonuclease R, with protein MQDNLKNDLTAFFRAHADETYTVEDISDALHYHGSAAFKLIVQELAQLERDGLVQVTEHGHFQLDPSQKILSGTFHGNDKGFGFVQYDPDKIEPDAYIAPDNTMRALNGDTVNIEIVRAGDPRTGKGPEGKVVAITERHYEQVVGEFIQTDDDAGYVGQVRLTDKKLLKYKFYVTAVGLKPTPGEVVTAEITEYPNDAHPEAMVGIAKQVIGSVDDPGIDILEIVYQHNIPAEFPEEVLQAADEIPDHVLPEEAKGREDITDQNLVTIDGESSKDLDDAVTAWKLPNGNYHLGVHIADVSHYVKEGSLIDQEAYKRGTSVYLTDRVIPMLPRRLSNGICSLNEGELRLCMSCEMEIDHEGNVVKHRIHPSVMRSKARMTYTGVNQILEAHDPVTMDRYKELVPMFETMGDLHRILLKHRKNRGAIDFDDREAEIIVDDKGHAIDVKLRTRGLAERMIESFMLAANETVADHYFRAKVPFLYRVHETPDGDRVRSFFEFLTAFGINVKGDPNHLRPKMLQGVLKQVAGKPEEAMVSVMMLRSLKQARYSDQSLGHFGLGAEFYTHFTSPIRRYPDTMVHRMIHYYADHGINQASKEKFGPILEEIGTHTSEMERRAIDAERSTNDMKMAEYMADHVGEEFDAVVSSVMKFGMFVELPNTIEGLIHISRMQDDYYEYVEKYLALVGRNTRRTYRIGQPIRVKVIHVDKEQSEIDFDLLDPEKAPVSDLLPHREHRSRGRFGNNRNNQHGNGHNGNGNNRNHRNGNHGQRTSNNNRSTDHRGHAGNNHRNGGQNRGGQNGGRH; from the coding sequence GTGCAAGATAATTTAAAAAATGATTTAACAGCGTTCTTCCGCGCACATGCGGACGAAACTTATACAGTTGAAGACATCTCAGATGCCTTACATTACCATGGTTCAGCGGCGTTCAAGCTGATTGTCCAGGAACTGGCCCAACTCGAACGAGACGGGTTAGTTCAGGTGACCGAACACGGCCATTTCCAGTTAGACCCTAGTCAGAAGATTCTGAGTGGGACCTTCCACGGCAACGACAAGGGCTTTGGCTTCGTCCAGTACGATCCCGATAAGATCGAACCAGACGCTTACATCGCTCCCGACAACACCATGCGGGCGTTGAACGGCGACACGGTCAACATTGAGATTGTGCGTGCCGGCGACCCCCGGACGGGCAAGGGCCCCGAAGGTAAAGTCGTGGCAATTACGGAACGGCATTACGAACAAGTTGTGGGTGAGTTCATCCAGACGGACGACGATGCGGGTTACGTGGGTCAAGTTCGGCTAACGGACAAGAAGTTATTGAAGTACAAGTTTTACGTGACAGCTGTAGGACTCAAGCCGACTCCGGGTGAAGTGGTCACGGCTGAGATTACGGAGTACCCCAACGATGCTCACCCAGAAGCCATGGTGGGGATTGCGAAGCAGGTCATCGGGAGTGTAGATGACCCCGGAATCGATATCTTGGAAATCGTCTACCAACACAACATTCCAGCTGAATTTCCAGAAGAAGTGTTGCAAGCGGCCGATGAGATTCCAGACCACGTCTTACCCGAAGAAGCCAAAGGCCGAGAAGACATCACGGACCAGAACCTGGTCACGATTGATGGTGAGTCCTCGAAAGACTTGGATGACGCGGTCACTGCGTGGAAGTTGCCTAACGGTAATTACCATTTAGGGGTTCACATTGCGGACGTGTCCCACTACGTCAAAGAAGGTTCCTTGATCGATCAAGAAGCTTACAAGCGTGGGACCAGTGTCTACCTGACTGACCGGGTCATTCCAATGTTGCCACGGCGGTTATCGAACGGAATCTGCTCGTTGAACGAAGGCGAACTGCGGTTATGCATGAGCTGTGAGATGGAAATCGACCATGAAGGGAATGTGGTCAAGCACCGCATTCACCCATCCGTGATGCGCTCTAAGGCGCGGATGACCTATACTGGTGTGAACCAGATTCTGGAAGCTCATGATCCCGTTACCATGGACCGGTACAAGGAATTAGTTCCGATGTTCGAAACCATGGGTGACCTGCACCGGATTCTCTTGAAGCACCGGAAGAACCGGGGCGCCATTGACTTCGATGACCGGGAAGCTGAAATCATCGTGGACGACAAGGGCCACGCAATTGACGTGAAGTTACGGACGCGGGGCTTGGCAGAACGGATGATTGAATCCTTCATGCTAGCTGCTAACGAAACGGTCGCGGACCACTACTTCCGGGCAAAGGTACCGTTCTTATACCGGGTCCACGAAACGCCAGATGGCGACCGGGTTCGGAGCTTCTTCGAATTCTTGACGGCCTTCGGGATCAACGTTAAGGGTGACCCGAACCACTTGCGGCCTAAGATGCTGCAAGGCGTTCTGAAGCAAGTTGCGGGTAAGCCGGAAGAAGCCATGGTTTCCGTGATGATGTTACGGAGCTTGAAGCAGGCTCGGTACAGTGACCAATCCTTGGGACACTTCGGGTTAGGGGCGGAATTCTACACCCACTTCACCTCACCAATTCGGCGGTACCCAGATACCATGGTTCACCGGATGATTCACTACTACGCGGATCACGGAATTAACCAGGCTTCTAAAGAGAAGTTTGGTCCCATCTTGGAAGAGATTGGGACGCACACGTCTGAAATGGAACGGCGGGCAATCGACGCTGAACGGAGCACCAACGACATGAAGATGGCCGAATACATGGCTGACCATGTGGGTGAAGAGTTCGACGCGGTGGTCAGTTCTGTGATGAAGTTCGGGATGTTTGTGGAATTGCCGAACACGATCGAAGGCCTGATCCATATCAGCCGGATGCAGGATGATTACTACGAATACGTTGAAAAGTACCTGGCCTTAGTCGGTCGGAACACGCGGCGGACTTACCGGATTGGCCAACCAATTCGGGTCAAGGTGATCCACGTGGATAAGGAACAAAGTGAAATCGACTTTGATCTGTTGGATCCGGAAAAGGCGCCGGTCAGTGACTTGTTGCCTCACCGGGAACACCGGTCTCGTGGACGCTTCGGCAATAACCGGAACAACCAGCATGGTAATGGCCATAATGGTAACGGTAATAACCGGAACCACCGCAATGGCAATCACGGCCAACGGACCAGCAACAATAACCGGTCAACGGATCATCGTGGGCACGCCGGGAATAACCACCGCAATGGTGGTCAGAACCGGGGCGGCCAAAACGGTGGCCGGCACTAA
- the pta gene encoding phosphate acetyltransferase, protein MELFDSLKQKITGQHKTIVFPEGEDARVLGAASRLASDGLIKAIVLGKQSEIDATAQANNIDLKPLTLLDPENLPADQHQAMLDALVERRKGKNTPEQAKEMLKDPNYVGTMMVYMDQADGMVSGAVHPTGDTVRPALQIIKTKPGVRRISGAFIMQKGDQRFVFADCAINIELDAPGMAEVAVESAHTAKVFDIDPKVALLSFSTKGSAKGDMVTKVQEATKLAQEAAPELPIDGELQFDAAFVPTVAAQKAPGSKVAGHANVFVFPELQSGNIGYKIAQRFGGFEAIGPILQGLNKPVSDLSRGCNEEDVYKVAIITAAQSLA, encoded by the coding sequence ATGGAGCTTTTTGATAGTCTTAAGCAGAAAATTACGGGACAACATAAAACCATCGTCTTTCCAGAAGGCGAAGACGCACGGGTACTGGGGGCGGCTAGCCGTCTGGCCAGTGACGGGCTGATCAAAGCCATCGTCTTAGGGAAGCAAAGCGAAATCGACGCGACAGCCCAGGCCAATAACATCGACCTTAAGCCGCTGACGCTCTTGGACCCTGAGAACTTACCAGCTGACCAACACCAGGCCATGCTGGACGCCTTAGTAGAACGGCGGAAGGGCAAGAACACGCCGGAACAAGCCAAAGAGATGCTGAAGGACCCGAATTACGTCGGGACCATGATGGTCTACATGGACCAGGCTGACGGGATGGTTTCCGGAGCGGTCCACCCAACTGGGGACACGGTTCGGCCAGCCCTGCAGATTATCAAGACTAAGCCTGGTGTTCGGCGGATTTCTGGAGCCTTCATCATGCAAAAGGGTGACCAACGGTTCGTCTTCGCGGACTGCGCCATCAACATTGAACTGGATGCCCCTGGCATGGCAGAAGTAGCCGTAGAGAGTGCACATACGGCCAAAGTCTTCGACATTGACCCTAAGGTCGCTCTGTTGAGCTTCTCCACTAAGGGTTCCGCTAAAGGGGACATGGTCACCAAGGTCCAGGAAGCCACGAAGTTAGCCCAAGAAGCAGCACCAGAACTGCCAATTGATGGCGAACTGCAATTTGATGCAGCCTTCGTGCCAACCGTTGCGGCCCAAAAGGCTCCTGGTTCAAAGGTTGCCGGTCACGCCAACGTCTTTGTCTTCCCTGAATTACAATCGGGGAACATTGGCTACAAGATTGCCCAACGCTTCGGTGGCTTTGAAGCCATTGGCCCGATCCTGCAAGGTCTGAACAAGCCTGTCTCTGACTTATCGCGGGGATGCAACGAAGAGGACGTATACAAGGTCGCCATCATTACGGCGGCTCAATCATTAGCTTAA
- a CDS encoding LURP-one-related/scramblase family protein, translating into MRQLYLNQAALSARATTVIRDADNQSRYLLVGKWGLRSDVLTVYLIDGSLEAEVRQESLGLLPRFRLVYHRQTVGRVSKTLGVIREVLFVRGLNWVIMGNLNSGKFRIYHGRDLIATISRVTDSGATVVLTVDQTSHEGLVICLAAILDRWAKRQQHSLQLIKRRGWNPGMASEPLPFTPHQTHVKKES; encoded by the coding sequence ATGCGTCAACTCTATCTGAACCAGGCCGCACTGTCCGCCCGAGCCACAACAGTGATTCGGGACGCGGACAACCAATCACGCTATCTCTTAGTCGGTAAGTGGGGCCTGCGTTCCGACGTCCTGACCGTCTACCTGATTGATGGGTCACTGGAGGCGGAGGTCCGCCAAGAATCACTGGGGTTACTCCCCCGCTTCCGGCTGGTCTATCACCGACAGACTGTGGGCCGGGTCAGCAAGACTCTGGGGGTCATCCGGGAAGTGCTCTTCGTCCGGGGGCTCAACTGGGTCATTATGGGGAACCTTAACAGCGGGAAGTTTCGTATCTACCACGGCCGCGACCTGATTGCGACCATTAGCCGGGTCACCGATAGCGGGGCCACGGTGGTCCTGACCGTCGACCAGACCAGTCATGAAGGACTGGTCATCTGCCTAGCAGCCATCCTCGACCGCTGGGCCAAGCGTCAACAACATAGCCTCCAGCTGATCAAACGGCGGGGTTGGAACCCAGGGATGGCGTCCGAACCACTCCCATTCACCCCGCACCAAACCCACGTCAAAAAGGAGTCCTAA
- a CDS encoding exodeoxyribonuclease III: MKFISWNVNGLRAIVKKGFVDTFQDLDADFFGVQETKLQAGQIDLDLPGYYQYWNYAERKGYSGTALFTKHKPLSVHYGIDAPDFDHEGRAITLEYPDFYLLTCYTPNSGTKLKRLDFRMGWETAFLAYINQLNAQKPVIFCGDLNVAHQEIDLKNPKSNHHNAGFSDDERHKFTHLLSNGYTDTFRYFYPDVTGHYSWWSYRFHARDNNAGWRIDYFITSDRLQSQLKDAKILDQVMGSDHCPVELVIDGLTV, encoded by the coding sequence TTGAAATTTATTTCTTGGAATGTGAATGGTCTGCGGGCCATTGTGAAAAAGGGATTTGTAGATACTTTTCAGGACTTGGATGCCGACTTCTTCGGGGTGCAAGAAACCAAACTGCAAGCGGGCCAGATTGACCTGGACCTGCCGGGCTACTATCAATATTGGAACTACGCCGAACGTAAGGGGTACTCCGGGACGGCGCTGTTCACCAAGCACAAGCCCCTGAGTGTCCACTACGGCATCGACGCCCCCGATTTCGACCACGAAGGCCGGGCAATCACCCTCGAGTATCCGGACTTCTACCTGTTGACCTGCTACACCCCTAATTCGGGAACTAAGCTCAAACGCCTAGATTTCCGCATGGGCTGGGAAACGGCCTTTCTCGCTTACATCAACCAACTGAACGCGCAAAAGCCCGTGATTTTCTGCGGTGACCTCAACGTGGCCCACCAAGAGATCGACCTGAAGAATCCTAAATCCAATCACCATAACGCCGGGTTCTCCGATGACGAACGTCACAAGTTCACCCACCTGCTAAGCAACGGGTATACCGACACGTTCCGGTACTTCTACCCCGACGTGACTGGTCACTATTCCTGGTGGAGCTACCGGTTCCACGCCCGGGACAATAACGCTGGATGGCGCATCGATTACTTCATCACCAGCGATCGCTTGCAATCTCAGTTAAAAGACGCTAAAATTCTAGACCAAGTCATGGGATCTGATCATTGTCCCGTAGAACTGGTGATCGACGGGCTCACCGTCTAA
- a CDS encoding uracil-DNA glycosylase, whose protein sequence is MKPFIHNDWWPVLEPEFEQDYYQELRKFLVSEYQHYRIDPDMYHIFTAFEWTPFSQVKVVILGQDPYHNPGQAHGCSFSVLPGTAVPPSLQNIYKELQDDVGCTPVNHGYLKKWADQGVLLLNSILTVRDGAAFSHKGHGWERLTDAAISKLSERPEPVVFILWGAAARSKISLIDTKTNIVLQSPHPSPLSAYRGFFGSKPFSKTNIALTSLGETPIDWQLPAQVTVDTTGPDTHSTQAEEN, encoded by the coding sequence ATGAAACCGTTTATTCATAATGATTGGTGGCCGGTACTAGAACCGGAATTTGAACAGGATTATTATCAAGAACTGCGCAAGTTTTTGGTCAGCGAGTATCAGCATTACCGGATCGACCCGGACATGTACCATATCTTTACGGCTTTTGAATGGACGCCGTTTAGCCAGGTCAAAGTGGTCATCTTGGGACAGGACCCCTACCACAATCCGGGCCAGGCTCACGGTTGCAGCTTTTCTGTGTTGCCGGGGACCGCGGTGCCACCATCGTTACAGAATATCTACAAGGAACTGCAGGATGATGTGGGCTGTACGCCCGTTAACCACGGTTACCTGAAGAAGTGGGCCGACCAGGGCGTCTTGCTCCTGAACTCGATCCTGACGGTGCGGGATGGTGCCGCCTTTTCCCATAAGGGACATGGCTGGGAGCGTTTGACCGACGCGGCCATCTCGAAGCTATCCGAACGACCCGAACCAGTGGTCTTTATCCTCTGGGGGGCAGCGGCTCGCTCGAAGATCAGTCTGATTGATACCAAGACCAACATTGTCTTGCAATCACCACATCCGAGTCCGTTATCCGCTTACCGGGGGTTCTTCGGATCAAAGCCGTTTTCCAAAACCAACATCGCATTAACATCATTAGGCGAGACCCCCATCGATTGGCAGTTACCGGCACAGGTGACGGTCGATACGACGGGGCCGGATACCCATTCGACACAAGCAGAAGAGAATTGA
- a CDS encoding sodium:proton antiporter, with product MPIVEAVILLIVLVLLSNIISHYLTFIPVSLIQIALGLIVALTWHFQIQLETDWFLLLFIAPLLYNDGRRFPRRELWRLRGPIFANAIWLVFLTTILGGYLIYWLIPKMPLTVAFALAAILSPTDPVAVQSISKQAKLPESLMHLVSGESLINDASGLIAFKYAIAATVTGAFSMGTAVGDFFYISIVGFLAGLIMMTAIQLLMDVLRRQGIDDVVFNTVLQLATPFVVYLVTEEITHASGVIAVVTAGVLYHARESQVVEDSPELKLVTEKVWDIIIYSLNGIVFVILGIELPVATSQVIKGGQFNTGEAFLFAVGTWVVILGIRTVWTYGYVLVKRLRDRNADRPSFRTAILSGLSGVRGAVTMAGVLSVPLTIASGAGFPTRSLMLFVASGVIIISLVAATVTLPLISSSSQPLQTRASVSDDLNDDLDLADEDDDFDDLDDGVRQISEDEARAYIMRLAISKIEELRRPINQRAAYDLILDYQFVIRRLEMNYRADATMQKVLSDELQLRQVAIDGERVALKAMRKNEQITQTSYVGAVRRIERLESRLTQATGRTLPSVMRYWIQFFKHLFRNTAYWLHSEDTDRLHAEGNLVERETSKAAIKALSQYLAREDVDETQFDNQAIYHLIVHYRNRIERAKAAAGPSHEDEYQRQFNKLRIRALSAERAGIQSLLEAGNISWTMATHLRQYVNYAENVLVMSMNNDEGE from the coding sequence TTGCCCATAGTTGAAGCAGTGATTTTACTGATTGTGTTAGTCCTCCTATCCAATATCATCAGTCACTACCTCACGTTTATTCCAGTCAGTCTGATTCAGATTGCCCTGGGCCTGATTGTGGCTCTGACTTGGCATTTTCAGATTCAGTTGGAAACTGACTGGTTTTTACTCTTATTTATTGCGCCCTTGTTGTATAACGATGGGCGCCGCTTCCCACGACGCGAATTATGGCGTCTGCGGGGGCCGATTTTTGCCAACGCAATTTGGCTAGTCTTCTTGACCACCATCTTAGGGGGCTACTTGATCTACTGGTTGATTCCTAAGATGCCGTTGACCGTGGCCTTTGCGCTGGCAGCCATTCTTTCACCCACCGACCCGGTGGCGGTGCAGTCGATCTCCAAGCAAGCTAAGTTACCGGAGAGCCTGATGCACCTGGTCAGCGGGGAAAGCCTGATCAACGATGCCAGTGGCCTGATTGCCTTTAAATACGCAATTGCGGCGACCGTGACCGGGGCCTTCTCCATGGGGACCGCGGTCGGTGACTTCTTCTATATCAGTATTGTCGGATTCTTAGCCGGCCTGATTATGATGACCGCCATCCAGTTATTGATGGACGTGTTACGCCGGCAAGGCATCGACGACGTGGTCTTTAACACGGTGCTGCAGTTGGCCACGCCATTCGTGGTTTATCTGGTGACCGAAGAAATCACCCATGCATCTGGGGTGATTGCGGTGGTCACGGCGGGAGTCTTATACCATGCTCGGGAGAGCCAAGTGGTCGAAGATTCACCAGAATTAAAGCTGGTGACGGAAAAAGTTTGGGATATTATTATCTATTCGTTGAACGGAATCGTGTTCGTGATTCTGGGAATCGAATTGCCCGTAGCGACCTCGCAAGTCATCAAGGGCGGCCAGTTCAACACTGGCGAAGCCTTCCTGTTTGCGGTCGGCACCTGGGTGGTCATCCTGGGGATTCGGACGGTCTGGACCTATGGTTACGTGCTGGTTAAACGTCTGCGGGATCGTAACGCCGACCGGCCTAGTTTCCGTACCGCCATCCTATCGGGACTCTCCGGGGTTCGGGGAGCCGTGACCATGGCCGGGGTTCTCTCGGTACCGTTGACCATCGCGAGCGGGGCGGGGTTCCCGACCCGGTCGTTGATGTTGTTCGTGGCCTCCGGAGTGATCATCATTAGTCTGGTCGCGGCAACGGTCACGTTACCGTTGATTTCGAGTTCCAGTCAGCCCCTTCAGACGCGGGCGAGTGTCAGTGATGACCTTAACGACGATCTGGACTTGGCGGACGAAGATGATGATTTTGACGACCTGGATGATGGCGTGCGGCAGATCAGTGAAGACGAAGCCCGGGCCTACATCATGCGGCTAGCGATTTCTAAGATTGAGGAGTTACGGCGGCCCATTAATCAGCGGGCGGCCTACGACTTGATCTTGGATTACCAGTTTGTGATTCGGCGGCTCGAGATGAACTACCGGGCGGATGCCACCATGCAAAAGGTCTTGAGTGACGAATTACAGCTCCGGCAAGTTGCTATTGATGGTGAGCGCGTGGCGTTAAAGGCGATGCGCAAGAATGAACAGATTACCCAGACCAGCTACGTTGGGGCGGTGCGGAGGATTGAACGGTTAGAGAGCCGGCTAACGCAGGCGACTGGCCGAACGTTGCCCAGTGTGATGCGGTACTGGATTCAATTCTTTAAGCACCTGTTCCGGAATACGGCGTACTGGTTGCATTCGGAAGATACGGACCGGCTCCACGCGGAAGGCAACCTAGTAGAACGGGAGACGTCGAAGGCGGCCATTAAGGCACTGTCGCAGTATCTAGCCAGAGAAGACGTAGATGAGACCCAGTTCGATAACCAGGCCATCTACCACCTGATCGTGCATTACCGGAATCGAATCGAGCGGGCTAAAGCGGCCGCGGGACCGTCCCACGAGGACGAGTACCAGCGGCAGTTCAACAAGCTGCGGATTCGGGCGTTAAGTGCCGAACGGGCGGGGATTCAATCGCTCTTGGAAGCGGGCAACATCTCGTGGACTATGGCGACGCATCTTCGGCAATACGTCAATTACGCGGAAAACGTGCTGGTGATGTCCATGAATAACGACGAGGGCGAGTAG
- a CDS encoding 3'-5' exonuclease: MNFVAMDFETANGKRYSACSLALTIVRDSQVVDEFYSLIKPDTDFFWRNVQIHGIHQADVANAPTFPEVWEHVAPFFQRDRLVIAHNAPFDNGVLRSSLEHYHLPSARYLTLDTVKTSRKFFPEFPNHKLDTVCNELDIDLHHHHNALDDSLACANILLYQANHFGTQPLKSFVKVTA; encoded by the coding sequence GTGAATTTTGTTGCCATGGATTTTGAAACAGCTAACGGTAAACGCTACAGTGCTTGTTCACTTGCCTTGACCATCGTCCGCGACAGCCAAGTCGTCGATGAATTCTACTCACTGATCAAGCCCGATACGGACTTCTTCTGGCGTAACGTGCAGATTCACGGGATCCACCAAGCCGACGTTGCCAACGCCCCCACCTTTCCAGAAGTCTGGGAGCACGTGGCACCGTTCTTCCAACGGGACCGGTTGGTGATTGCCCACAACGCCCCCTTCGATAACGGGGTGCTGCGGAGCAGTCTCGAACACTACCACCTGCCCTCCGCACGGTACCTGACCCTCGACACGGTCAAGACCAGTCGGAAGTTCTTCCCTGAATTTCCCAATCACAAGCTAGATACGGTCTGCAACGAACTGGACATCGACCTACACCATCACCACAACGCGCTCGACGATAGTCTGGCCTGTGCCAACATTCTCCTCTACCAGGCGAACCACTTCGGCACCCAACCGCTTAAGTCGTTCGTTAAGGTGACCGCCTAG
- the tsaE gene encoding tRNA (adenosine(37)-N6)-threonylcarbamoyltransferase complex ATPase subunit type 1 TsaE, whose translation MLEITVTSPEKTMALGRQLAPGLQPRDVILLDGDLGAGKTTFTKGLAAGLGIQRNVKSPTFTIIREYQGGRLPLYHMDVYRLEDGSGDELGLEEYFNGDGVNVIEWSQFIADELPSEYLRIVFKRDDAAGENQRTLTFEPHGAHFEALVRQVEADPDE comes from the coding sequence ATGTTAGAAATCACGGTTACTAGTCCTGAGAAGACCATGGCGCTGGGGCGGCAACTCGCACCGGGACTGCAACCCCGCGACGTTATTCTCCTCGATGGCGATTTAGGTGCCGGCAAGACCACGTTTACCAAAGGGCTTGCGGCGGGACTCGGCATTCAACGGAACGTCAAGAGCCCGACCTTTACCATTATTCGCGAATATCAAGGCGGTCGGTTACCGCTCTACCATATGGATGTTTACCGCTTGGAAGACGGCAGTGGGGATGAGCTGGGCTTAGAAGAGTACTTCAACGGTGACGGGGTCAACGTCATCGAGTGGTCGCAGTTTATTGCGGATGAACTGCCCAGCGAGTATTTAAGAATCGTCTTCAAGCGTGACGACGCGGCGGGCGAAAATCAGCGAACGTTGACGTTTGAACCGCACGGCGCGCACTTTGAAGCGTTGGTTCGGCAGGTGGAGGCGGATCCAGATGAGTGA
- a CDS encoding GNAT family N-acetyltransferase encodes MSENDEVAIRLPEAADAGPLLKLLERLQQESDTFTLADADDPMSAVQEADQLAQIERSTSHLLLVASLGSQLIGVLSIASTPQGNVGELGLAVKKAYWHQGIGTALVDEALYWAQTASSLEAIGLIVQTRNVAAMRLYQKMGFVRTSTPPETVRDDAGKPVTAVEMVFPLTDTDNTSK; translated from the coding sequence ATGAGTGAAAACGATGAAGTAGCGATTCGGTTGCCCGAAGCGGCCGATGCCGGGCCACTCTTAAAGTTACTAGAACGCCTGCAACAAGAGAGCGATACCTTCACGTTAGCGGATGCGGATGATCCCATGAGCGCCGTTCAAGAAGCGGACCAGTTGGCCCAGATCGAACGGTCAACGTCCCACCTGCTACTGGTGGCGAGCTTGGGCTCCCAACTGATTGGGGTCCTGTCGATTGCCTCGACCCCTCAGGGCAACGTGGGGGAGTTAGGCCTGGCCGTGAAGAAAGCCTACTGGCACCAAGGTATTGGGACGGCGCTGGTGGATGAAGCTCTGTACTGGGCACAGACGGCGAGTTCGCTAGAGGCCATTGGATTGATCGTACAGACGCGCAACGTCGCGGCCATGCGACTGTATCAAAAGATGGGCTTTGTCCGGACCAGTACGCCGCCCGAAACCGTGCGGGATGACGCGGGAAAGCCGGTAACGGCTGTAGAAATGGTCTTCCCGTTAACGGATACCGATAATACGTCAAAATGA